In Cryptococcus gattii WM276 chromosome A, complete sequence, one genomic interval encodes:
- a CDS encoding Cytoplasm protein, putative (Similar to TIGR gene model, INSD accession AAW41171.1) produces MSKRLSRRKQREAEELESLKAPISPPEGLVGEREESEDESPRPVLSVPANAFAALEEENSNEDDVEEEELHTPAVVGEKSKKKNKKKKSKKKEKESDPFAGLDEVDRALAELKLRYGEEISDAGKPEAVDVVGEGRSSMKFRNLLSVDPKNLDADAELRRFFGSKVIASSAQPGKRRPGIQSKFRYTISKPKPQYPPTTSLSGLVMREMLNEEVNELYERRGRVQLDKGEKWFTFEHVGVWRQIERQFMGAVQSHDPNQLMALLQVYPWHVDTLLQMSEVYRLQSDIGAASDYAERALYAFDRCLMPAFSVVSGTSRLDFDRVENRPLFTALHRIISYLGRRGCWATAFNFAKLLFSLDPEGDHHGAAFWLDFLAIKSGNSLWLLSMIDQGDNQPAAASWLAYPGMAYAKALALRMEEEKSKNQDHTASDQALREAIMDFPQVVVPLADKIGASLPEGVRSEALFNVEAGYRDSPSNVIHLLSHIYVSRSEALWKDANHLQWFEYQVAHALPELYSESSKLARDDILALIQAPRDPVDDSINVPSFICRHVLCSENTSWLAFLPPVITSRPFHSFDPLPPTTAISIYDSSYFSGVRPSRRGGVAANGRPEGAWQMMNTFVEQIFDAVEQDPGNWRERVQALWQQLETENDMGRVPQAERDNMYEGLMRLAENVANGLNAQGAVNPGAMPGAFPNA; encoded by the exons ATGTCGAAAAGGCTCAGTAGGCGTAAGCAAAGAGAGGCAGAAGAACTTGAATCTCTCAAAGCTCCTATTTCTCCCCCTGAAGGGCTCGTAGGAGAGCGGGAAGAAAGTGAAGATGAGTCTCCTCGGCCTGTCCTATCGGTTCCTGCGAATGCCTTTGCAGCC cttgaagaggaaaattccaatgaagatgatgttgaagaagaggagctGCATACTCCTGCTGTAGTCGGCGAAAAG agcaaaaagaagaataaaaagaaaaaatccaagaagaaggagaaagaatCTGACCCATTCGCTGGTCTTGATGAAGTTGATAGGGCTTTAGCCGAGCTGAAACTTCG ATATGGTGAAGAGATATCTGATGCAGGTAAACCGGAGGCCGTTGACGTTGTTGGAGAGGGACGGAGTAGCATGAAATTCCG AAACTTGTTGTCCGTGGATCCTAAGAACCTTGATGCCGATGCAGAACTACGGCGCTTTTTTGGCTCTAAAGTA ATTGCGTCGTCAGCTCAACCCGGTAAACGTCGCCCAGGCATCCAATCTAAGTTTCGCTATACAATATCTAAACCCAAACCGCAATATCCGCCAACGACATCGCTTTCAGGACTTGTGATGCGAGAAATGCTGAATGAAGAGGTGAACGAGCTCTATGAAAGGCGAGGGCGTGTGCAACTGGATAAAGGTGAAAAGTGGTTTACGTTTGAGCATGTCGGTGTATGGAGACAAATTGAGAGGCAGTTCATGGGAGCAGTCCAGTCTCATG ATCCTAACCAGTTGATGGCCTTGCTTCAAGTCTATCCATGGCATGTAGATACTTTGCTCCAAATGAGTGAAGTCTACAGGCTTCAGTCGG ATATCGGAGCTGCATCAGATTATGCTGAGCGCGCTCTCTATGCTTTCGATAGATGTCTTATGCCCGCCTTCAGCGTCGTCTCTGGTACTTCCAGGCTGGACTTTGATCGAGTCGAAAACAGGCCGCTGTTCACAGCTTTGCACAGGATCATTTC TTATCTGGGCAGAAGAGGGTGTTGGGCTACCGCATTCAACTTCGCGAAACTTCTGTTTTCTCTGGACCCTGAG GGGGACCATCACGGGGCTGCATTTTGGCTTGATTTCCTGGCCATCAAATCTGGCAACTCATTGTGGCTTCTTTCTATGATCGACCAAGGCGACAATCAACCTGCTGCTGCCTCGTGGCTCGCGTATCCGGGAATGGCGTATGCCAAGGCTTTAGCTCTTCgaatggaagaggagaaaagCAAGAATCAAGACCATACGGCGAGCGACCAAGCGTTACGGGAGGCGATCATGGATTTCCCGCAGGTTGTCGTACCGCTGGCAGATAAGATTGGGGCTAGTTTGCCTGAAGGTGTAAGAAGCGAAGCGCTTTTCAATGTCGAAGCTGGCTACAG GGATTCCCCATCCAACGTTATCCATCTTTTGTCACATATCTATGTTTCTCGCTCCGAAGCGCTATGGAAAGACGCCAATCATTTGCAGTGGTTTGAGTACCAAGTAGCGCATGCGCTACCTGAATTGTATTCAGAATCGTCCAAGCTCGCTCGAGACGATATCCTCGCTCTCATTCAAGCGCCCCGAGATCCTGTGGACGATTCCATCAATGTTCCTTCTTTTATATGCCGACATGTACTTTGCTCAGAGAATACATCGTGGCTGGCTTTCCTCCCTCCTGTAATCACTTCTCGTCCTTTCCATTCTTTTGACCCACTTCCACCTACCACAGCCATCTCCATTTACGATTCTTCCTACTTTTCAGGTGTGCGACCATCACGGCGTGGTGGAGTCGCTGCCAATGGCCGTCCCGAAGGTGCCTGGCAGATGATGAACACATTCGTGGAGCAAATCTTTGATGCGGTAGAGCAAGATCCTGGAAACTGGCGCGAACGAGTGCAAGCACTATGGCAGCAGCTCGAGACGGAGAATGACATGGGGAGGGTACCTCAAGCAGAGAGGGACAATATGTATGAAGGC TTGATGAGACTAGCCGAAAATGTAGCCAACGGCTTGAATGCTCAGGGAGCTGTGAATCCTGGTGCTATGCCAGGCGCTTTCCCAAATGCCTAG
- a CDS encoding Ribosomal protein S11, putative (Similar to TIGR gene model, INSD accession AAW41172.1): MAEQTEKAFQKQHLFQNAKSKGGKKIATKTKRWYKDVGLGFKTPNEAINGTYIDKKCPFTGDISIRGRILNGIVHSTKMTNTIIIRREYLHYIPKYRRYEKRHKNLAAHCSPAFRVEIGDQVTVGQCRPLSKTVRFNVLRVSKNKAAKGFAKF; encoded by the exons ATGGCCGAGCAGACCGAGAAAGCTTTCCAGAAGCAGCACCTTTTCCAGAACGCCAAGTCCAAGG GCGGCAAGAAGATTGCTACCAAGACTAAGCGATGGTACAAGGATGTCGGTCTCGGTTTCAAGACCCCCAACG AGGCCATCAACGGCACCTACATCGACAAGAAGTGCCCCTTCACTGGCGACATCTCTATTCGAGGCCGAATTCTTAACGGTATCGTCCACTCTACCAAGATGACCAACACTATCATCATTCGACGAGAGTACCTCCACTA CATCCCCAAGTACCGACGATACGAGAAACGACACAAGAACCTTGCCGCCCACTGCTCTCCTGCTTTCCGAGTCGAGATTGGTGACCAGGTTACTGTTG GCCAATGCCGACCTCTCTCCAAAACTGTCCGATTCAACGTTCTCCGTGTCTCTAAGAACAAGGCTGCTAAGGGCTTTGCCAAGTTCTAA
- a CDS encoding Cytoplasm protein, putative (Similar to TIGR gene model, INSD accession AAW41173.1) has protein sequence MPPRKPQTLQSLLPPILSLLPNTYSAHQKALTTTARLLHASPPEYGLAIEILFAVGKELLKTGEAGSGSELGVRMLTVMGEAGIEVNESSRANVTQLLALTPAAGPWRKKLVDSAVKWTQAHGECPSGDPHLQQYIGEMYYKERQYFLAEQHLLASGKRDASIVLADMMFDLNLLFPNRCGKGALDPGPFALRGILPPLLHSPPSIVPACTFLTTFLAHLTSPSSVFHASLASSIPSQTSFSLPEIVVTASQSLNFAQLALVTIQHAPAKGVSGVHAGGTDGGIAREWKALCARYSKTSPVVAQPEVQEALSQIATEVFLIPRPRGSNNNDLLQNLMGSLFGGGR, from the exons ATGCCTCCTCGCAAACCACAGACCCTCCaatctctccttccccccattctctctcttcttccaaacACATATTCTGCCCATCAGAAAGCACTTACTACTACTGCTCGTCTCCTACATGCCTCACCGCCTGAGTATGGTCTTGCGATAGAAATCCTCTTTGCAGTGGGAAAGGAACTTCTGAAAACAGGCGAAGCAGGGAGCGGAAGCGAACTGGGAGTGAGGATGTTGACTGTCATGGGAGAAGCTGGAATCGAGGTCAACGAGAGTTCCAGAG CAAACGTAACTCAACTACTGGCGCTGACCCCTGCTGCTGGTCCATGGCGGAAGAAGCTCGTGGACTCTGCTGTCAAATGGACTCAGGCCCATGGAGAATGTCCATCTGGTGATCCCCATCTGCAGCAGTATATCGGCGAAATGTATTATAAAG AGAGGCAATACTTTTTGGCTGAACAACATCTTCTGGCGTCTGGGAAAAGAGATGCCTCGATTGTACTTGCTGATATGATGTTTGA TCTCAACTTATTATTTCCAAACAGGTGTGGGAAAGGCGCTCTTGACCCAGGACCGTTTGCTCTTCGCGGTATCCTTCCTCCTCTACTTCACTCTCCTCCTTCAATCGTGCCAGCTTGCACCTTCCTGACTACCTTCCTCGCTCATCTCACCTCTCCTTCGTCCGTCTTCCATGCATCTCTTGCGTCCAGTATCCCATCCCAAACGTCATTTTCCCTCCCTGAGATCGTCGTGACTGCCAGTCAATCTCTCAACTTCGCGCAGTTGGCCTTGGTGACGATCCAGCATGCACCGGCTAAGGGTGTGAGTGGTGTACACGCCGGTGGCACAGACGGGGGCATTGCAAGGGAGTGGAAGGCTCTTTGCGCCAGATACTCAAAAACTAGTCCAGTCGTAGCTCAGCCTGAGGTACAAGAG GCTCTTTCTCAGATTGCCACGGAAGTCTTCCTCATTCCACGGCCCAGGGGTTCGAACAATAATGATCTTCTACAAAATCTTATGGGGTCCTTATTTGGAGGTGGTAGATGA
- a CDS encoding Hypothetical protein (Similar to TIGR gene model, INSD accession AAW41437.1; CNA06520): protein MLLRLLPRPTPSTPSPLTILFTLSVPSHPYTSCSLPLPPALLSHRNLCLQEGIECSNILLGESSSWIMIVIEDVTFSLLLSTIAVNFTDGTSITMPITNECADALENVVEQVRMSFSAAGTNKSPTTSPKLSTAGPLSSASSTNGWSAASETDKVSRRTPSSLLFSLLSPLISNNPQSAPAATPKSMPHVTNTSNARVHRRQARSSLVDAYRRYVLPVLKEELPSAYLLWSIKSESERLLKEFEKVKEDVTGILTKSNVDIIELRRRMIPLTRCQSSSSSSLDEEMSSLSVDTETSSSPLTPATSISSTPVCQTPGFNARLFPTPQAFITSLPVAHALPHHLRSSYTALYARLEHLATRLSQMKKLGLRYEREEGKRRWLDGLECGRLADRAVRRGWSSKQLPREVKEILNATPLKGSKLWKSITAEELKRKESERDIHPAMLEDTPYASYGEEDVDSSSESSEEQLPVTPTSKPIFASYPLIRPVMPRLCDQKTNASSLSADAMPADSELDQLSEIQHIKAPLPSVTRNRLSYNSSPSWENNPVVGKVTSAMESLLLAAPLIKAKLAISGEDVGEEVQIEGFYGQCGLHV from the exons ATGCTTCTTCGACTTTTGCCTCGCCCTACCCCATCAACTCCATCACCTCTCACTATCTTGTTCACCTTATCTGTTCCCAGCCACCCTTACAC TTCATGCTCCCTTCCACTTCCTCCAGCTCTTCTTTCACATCGTAATCTTTGCCTCCAAGAGGGCATCGAATGCTCTAATATCCTCTTAGGCGAAAGTTCAAGCTGGATTATGATCGTCATTGAAGACGTTACAttctcccttctcctttcaACCATCGCTGTCAATTTTACAGACGGTACCTCAATCACCATGCCGATAACCAATGAATGTGCTGATGCACTGGAGAACGTCGTGGAGCAAGTGCGGATGTCATTTTCGGCGGCAGGAACCAATAAGAGTCCTACCACCAGTCCGAAACTCAGCACTGCCGGTCCGCTGAGCTCCGCGTCAAGCACAAATGGATGGTCAGCAGCTTCTGAAACAGATAAGGTGTCTCGTCGAACCCCGTCGTCACTTTTGTTTTCGCTTCTGTCGCCTCTCATTTCCAACAATCCGCAGTCCGCGCCCGCAGCAACACCCAAGTCGATGCCACACGTAACTAACACAAGTAACGCCCGTGTACACCGTCGACAAGCTCGGTCCAGTCTTGTGGATGCCTACCGACGATACGTTCTCCCTGTACTTAAGGAAGAGCTCCCTTCAGCCTACTTGCTCTGGTCAATCAAGTCTGAGAGTGAACGATTGTTAAAAGAGTTCGAGAAGGTGAAAGAAGATGTTACCGGAATCTTGACCAAATCGAATGTTGATATCATCGAGCTGAGGCGGAGAATGATTCCACTTACTCGATGTcaatcatcatcctcgtcgTCTCTAGATGAGGAAATGTCATCGTTATCCGTCGATACCGaaacttcttcttcaccattGACTCCAGCCACCTCGATTTCATCGACTCCCGTATGCCAGACACCGGGTTTTAATGCTCGATTGTTCCCTACTCCGCAAGCATTTATAACATCCCTTCCTGTTGCTCACGCCCTCCCGCATCACCTACGTTCATCTTACACGGCCCTCTATGCACGTCTCGAGCATCTTGCTACCCGACTGAGTCAAATGAAGAAGCTCGGTTTGAGGTatgagagagaagaaggaaagcGTCGTTGGCTTGATGGCCTGGAGTGTGGACGGCTAGCAGATAGAGCCGTAAGGCGTGGATGGAGCAGTAAACAATTGCCCCGGGAAGTGAAAGAAATTCTGAACGCTACCCCATTGAAGGGCTCAAAGTTGTGGAAATCCATTACTGCAGAAGaattgaagaggaaggaatCGGAAAGAGATATTCATCCAGCCATGTTGGAGGATACCCCGTACGCCTCATAtggggaagaagacgtCGATAGCTCGTCAGAATCGAGTGAGGAGCAGCTTCCTGTCACACCTACCTCAAAACCCATTTTCGCATCCTACCCCCTCATCCGTCCTGTTATGCCTAGGTTGTGCGACCAGAAAACCAATGCGTCTTCTCTTTCCGCCGATGCTATGCCTGCCGACAGCGAGTTGGATCAGCTTTCCGAAATACAGCATATCAAAGCGCCTCTTCCTTCGGTGACGCGCAACCGATTGTCTTACAACTCGAGTCCTTCGTGGGAAAATAATCCAGTGGTAGGAAAGGTGACTTCAGCAATGGAAAGTTTGCTTCTTGCGGCGCCATTGATCAAAGCCAAGTTGGCAATTTCAGGAGAGGATGTGGGCGAAGAAGTGCAAATTGAAGGATTTTACGGTCAATGCGGGCTGCATGTTTAG
- a CDS encoding Carnitine/acyl carnitine carrier, putative (Similar to TIGR gene model, INSD accession AAW41174.1), translating into MSDRNGESSKGALISNSASSNSIKNGKGNDKGDINGEISPAIDFTAGIIAGVTGLIVGQPFDVVKVRYQTPRYIGRYGSTFSALGAIVKEEKIGGLFKGVTSPMAGIAFINGVVFTSYSFFMKLQLPEGSAEEPTLGQIFLAGTGSGVVASVLTCPTELIKIRQQSAPPHLNLTTFGVFKSIVRADGLKGIFRGFSATALRDVAYGPYFCTYEATLRFLKWMKKPPLPPSHHNPGHERHTLIDEAQLERHSGLRWPELMLAGGIAGVLAWMVTFPIDVFKTRMQSTVWPDSTSNSTAKPKLQSFRQVAADALRKEGWRVMFAGLGPTLIRAVPTNMVIFLTFEGCIAALS; encoded by the exons ATGAGCGACAGGAATGGCGAGTCATCCAAGGGGGCGTTGATTAGTAACTCGGCTAGTAGTAATAGCATCAAGAATGGAAAAGGGAACGATAAAGGGGATATCAATG GAGAAATCTCTCCTGCCATCGACTTTACAGCGGGTATCATTGCTG GCGTTACAGGGTTGATAGTTGGTCAGCCGTTTGATGTGGTCAAGGTGCGATATCAAACACCACGATACATAGGCCGATATGGATCAACTTTCAGTGCCTTAG GTGCTATTGTtaaagaagaaaagatcGGGGGTCTTTTCAAAGGCGTAACATCGCCGATG GCTGGTATAGCTTTT ATCAATGGGGTAGTTTTTACGTCATACTCTTTTTTTATGAAGCTTCAACTGCCAGAAGGTTCAGCAGAAGAGCCTACATTGGGGCAAATATTCCTTGCCGGGACAGGAAGTGGAGTTGTGGCCTC GGTTTTAACATGTCCTACCGAACTCATCAAG ATCCGGCAACAATCAGCCCCACCTCATCTTAACCTGACTACCTTTGGCGTTTTCAAATCTATCGTCCGAGCAGACGGATTAAAAGGCATCTTCCGAGGCTTTTCAGCAACGGCCTTAAGAGATGTAGCGTATGGCCCATATTTTTGCAC GTATGAGGCAACTTTACGTTTCTTAAAGTGGATGAAAAAgccacctcttcctccttcccacCACAACCCCGGCCATGAGCGTCATACTCTCATTGATGAGGCTCAATTGGAACGTCACAGTGGACTGAGATGGCCAGAGTTGATGCTGGCTGGTGGAATTGCTGGAGTGCTTGCTTGGATG GTGACATTCCCAATTGACGTTTTCAAGACCCGCATGCAAAGTACTGTATGGCCCGATTCGACATCAAATTCTACTGCAAAGCCGAAACTGCAGTCCTTCAGACAGGTTGCTGCGGATGCTttgaggaaggaaggtTGGAGAGTAATGTTCGCTGGTTTAGGTCCCACGTTAATAAG AGCTGTGCCC ACCAATATGGTTATATTTCTAACTTTTGAAGGGTGCATCGCGGCCCTGTCATGA
- a CDS encoding Vps28 protein, putative (Similar to TIGR gene model, INSD accession AAW41175.1) produces the protein MMNLDEEVRLWTTNAEREKTENLATLYSIIVSLEYLERAYVRDSVSGKEYAPACLKLLAQYKSLMKLVVDDIGGLEAFMKRFKMDHPAALHRLTVGVPATVEHSAEAEDGGAEKGKWVAETTQASVINFLQCSLLIIFGQSFITFMDALKLNLKAKDQLHPFLTELMSGYSRFKGSQEWEGRGKILHWYVLVSCYVPS, from the exons ATGATGAACCTCGACGAAGAAGTTCGGCTATGGACAACAAATGCAGAACGTGAGAAGACAGAAAACCTTGCCACTCTGTATAGCATCATCGTAAGCTTGGAGTATCTCGAGCGGGCGTACGTGCGCGACTCAGTCTCAGGCAAGGA GTACGCCCCAGCCTGCCTCAAACTTCTCGCCCAGTACAAAAGTTTAATGAAATTGGTGGTGGACGATATTGGAGGACTTGAGGCGTTCATGAAACGCTTCAAG ATGGACCATCCTGCAGCTCTACATCGCTTGACAGTTGGCGTTCCGGCCACTGTCGAGCATTCTGCTGAGGCTGAAGACGGTGGGGCCGAAAAGGGCAAATGGGTTGCCGAGACCACACAAGCAAGTGTTATCAACTTTCTTCAATGCAGCCTACTGATCATATTCGGACAGTCATTTATTACTTTCATGGATGCTCTGAAACTTAATCTCAAAGCGAAAGACCAACTCCATCCTTTTTTGACAGAATTAATGAGTGGATATTCTCGGTTCAAAGGGAGCCAAGAATGGGAAGGTAGAGGGAAAATATTGCATTGGTATGTGCTTGTCAGCTGTTACGTTCCAAGCTGA
- a CDS encoding uncharacterized protein (Similar to TIGR gene model, INSD accession AAW41176.1): MEASADAVHAPTVAGISGNPHDGAWSVALSGGYPDDIDLGYAFTYTGSGGRDLKGTKQNPKNLRTAPQTSHQSFDNPLNAALKRSAETRNPVRVIRGYKLQSRYAPLTGYRYDGLYVVEKAWMAKGLTNGLMVCRYAFKRMDHQEPLPQRDLDQEDDNNKADAAKTELSEL, encoded by the exons ATGGAAGCGTCAGCCGACGCTGTACATGC GCCCACTGTTGCAGGTATATCTGGTAACCCTCACGACGGTGCTTGGTCTGTAGCTCTCTCGGGCGGCTATCCGGATGA TATCGACCTCGGCTATGCTTTCACTTATACCGGCAGTGGTGGTCGAGATTTGAAAGGGACCAAACAAAACCCAAAGAATCTTCGTACTGCTCCTCAGACTTCTCATCAGAGTTTCGATAATCCTTTAAACGCTGCCTTGAAG CGTTCCGCTGAAACACGAAACCCTGTCCGAGTCATTCGCGGGTATAAGCTTCAGTCCCGATACGCACCGCTAACAGGATACAGATACGACGGCCTGTATGTTGTGGAAAAGGCATGGATGGCAAAGGGCCTTACCAATGGTCTGATGGTCTGTCGTTACGCGTTCAAAAGAATGGATCACCAAGAACCTCTGCCTCAAAGAGATCTCGATCAGGAGGACGACAATAATAAAGCCGACGCGGCTAAAACCGAACTGTCGGAGTTGTAA
- a CDS encoding Urease accessory protein ureG, putative (Similar to TIGR gene model, INSD accession AAW41177.1): protein MAAPAQPSSTPPVCQFSDRLTTALNAAQEATGTDTHAHHHHTSSSLSGASSNISHAHDNMSHDHGHFHDHGSGLWTPEEHGHTHEHLEHAGKFAERDMPDYTGRNWTERAFTVGIGGPVGSGKTALLLALCRGFREKYNIAAVTNDIFTREDQEFLIRNEALPAERIRAIETGGCPHAAIREDISANMGALEKLQAEFGTEMLFVESGGDNLAANYSRELADYIIYVIDVSGGDKIPRKGGPGITQSDLLIVNKIDLAPHVGASLDVMRRDAAAMRGTGPTLFTSVRNNDGVDAVMDIIVSAWRASQGNGKARA from the exons ATGGCAGCGCCTGCTCAGCCTTCTTCCACGCCTCCCGTCTGTCAGTTCTCCGACCGCCTGACAACAGCCCTCAATGCTGCCCAGGAGGCCACAGGAACTGACACTCATGCCCACCACCATCACACATCATCGTCTTTGTCCGGCGCGTCTTCAAACATTTCTCATGCCCACGACAACATGTCTCACGACCATGGACATTTCCATGATCACGGTTCAGGACTTTGGACGCCTGAGGAGCATGGGCACACCCATGAGCATTTGGAACATGCCG GTAAGTTTGCTGAAAGGGACATGCCGGACTACACCGGAAGGAACTGGACAGAGCGAGCCTTCACTGTTGGTATTGGCGG ACCGGTAGGATCTGGTAAGACAGCGTTGCTTTTGGCTCTCTGTCGAGGATTCCGAGAAAAATATAACATTG CCGCCGTCACCAATGACATCTTCACCAGGGAAGACCAGGAATTTCTCATTCGCAATGAGGCTCTTCCTGCTGAGCGTATCCGTGCTATTGAAACCGGTGGCTGCCCGCACGCCGCCATTCGCGAGGATATTTCTGCCAACATGGGTGCGCTCGAGAAATTGCAGGCTGAGTTCGGCACAGAAATGCTGTTCGTGGAGAGCGGTGGCGATAACCTTGCTG CCAATTACTCTCGAGAGTTAGCTGATTACATTATCTACGTAATTGACGTCAGCGGAGGAGACAAGATTCCGCGAAAAGGGGGACCTGGTATCACCCAATCTGATCTTTTGATTGTCAACAAG ATTGACCTTGCACCCCACGTCGGAGCTTCTCTGGATGTAATGCGTCGCGACGCTGCTGCCATGCGGGGCACTGGGCCCACTCTTTTCACTTCTGTTCGTAATAACGATGGTGTCGATGCGGTTATGGACATTATTGTCAGTGCTTGGAGGGCAAGTCAAGGAAACGGTAAGGCCAGGGCATAA
- a CDS encoding Hypothetical Protein (Similar to TIGR gene model, INSD accession AAW41178.1) translates to MDKLGISPTDTVTSTNSIEINDALFCEHGLEVCKHCEFDAREDNDAMMGLDPAPRAPLELPAHFKNSKDGSFTCKQHGNANCKSCFGWKKQITKLHKEGKKAASKKKDTGTNLY, encoded by the exons ATGGACAAGCTTGGTATCTCCCCAACTGA CACTGTTACTTCTACAAACTCGA TCGAAATCAACGACGCACTTTTCTGTGAACATGGACTCGAAGTCTGCAAGCATTGTGAATTCGATGCGCGCGAGG ACAATGACGCAATGATGGG ACTTGATCCAGCCCCTCGTGCCCCTCTCGAGCTTCCAGCTCATTTTAAGAACAGCAAAGACGGCTCGTTCACCTGCAAACAGCATGGTAACGCCAACTGCAAGTCTTGTT TTGGCTGGAAGAAACAAATTACCAAACTTCACAAGGAAGGCAAGAAGGCTGCTTCTAAGAAGAAGGATACTGGAACCAATCTTTACTGA
- a CDS encoding Myosin-like protein nuf2, putative (Similar to TIGR gene model, INSD accession AAW41179.1): MMFFKHCRRLALLCGIPDFAISDLARPDPNRLRKVLSGIMNFAKFRDERMQTQTRFQENLQKYQKKAVDLRRKTQELEIQFQEITARNAAERPQSEQAGKRNELLKSELLELNSQRLKEVQEYEELKKERQTLLEQVNHNNRIVTQLELQIGSAKSRLVQSPDRIKRHISEMSFAIQSEKAKLASFQQKTRELTNRLEVIGALEVDLRGLIDLEHSIQDQRAKTEEAKRSKSALEARLEGRQIESQGLAAKLEQLQRQLQNASHKLARQEETRKSMRERGARRIDELKAEERGEWQKQRDDLLAEQKELESEMAAFVTKHENEINEFLHAYWTMRRQAEDYMNTMTVKLGLQVQL; the protein is encoded by the exons ATGATGTTCTTTAAACATTG CCGGAGGCTTGCTTTGCTTTGTGGGATCCCCGACTTTGCCATATCTGACCTTGCCCGGCCAGACCCAAATAGGCTAAGGAAGGTGTTGAGTGGGATAATGAATTTTGCCAAATTCAG GGATGAACGCATGCAAACCCAGACCAGGTTCCAAGAAAATTTACAAAAATACCAGAAAAA AGCCGTCGATCTTCGTCGCAAAACTCAAGAACTAGAGATACAATTCCAAGAAATAAC TGCCCGTAATGCAGCCGAAAGACCACAGTCAGAACAAGCTGGAAAACGGAATGAGTTATTGAAGAGCGAATTGCTTGAGCTAAACTCACAACGGTTGAAAGAGGTACAAGAATACGAAGAGCTCAAAAAAGAAAGGCAAACTCTTCTTGAACAAGTG AACCATAACAATCGTATTGTCACACAGCTTGAACTCCAGATAGGCTCTGCCAAATCTCGTCTTGTCCAATCGCCTGACAGGATCAAGCGGCATATATCTGAAATGTCCTTTGCTATTCAGTCCGAAAAGGCTAAATTGGCGTCTTTCCAGCAAAAAACGCGCGAGTTGACCAACCGACTTGAGGTTATTGGGGCACTTGAAGTCGACTTAAGGGGATTAATCGATCTCGAACATAGCATTCAAGACCAGCGTGCAAAAACGGAGGAGGCTAAACGCTCAAAATCTGCGTTGGAAGCGAGACTAGAAGGCAGGCAGATTGAAAGTCAAGGTTTGGCTGCGAAACTTGAACAGCTACAAAGACAACTACAGAACGCTAGCCATAAGCTGGCTAGACAGGAGGAGACGAGAAAAAGTATGCGGGAAAGAGGCGCTCGTAGGATTGATGAACTGAAGGCGGA GGAGCGCGGCGAATGGCAGAAGCAACGTGACGATCTCTTAGCCGAACAAAAAGAACTTGAATCTGAGATGGCGGCTTTTGTTACGAAGCATGAGAATGAGATCAACGAGTTCCTCCATGCGTACTGGACTATGCGACGACAAGCGG AGGATTACATGAACACCATGACAGTCAAACTTGGTCTGCAAGTACAGCTGTGA